TTCACCCCGCCCGAGGGCGCCTGCCGCTCGTGGCACGCGCTTTACGCAGGCGTGCGCAAGTTCGCCGAGGATCTGGTCGCGCACATGCATCTGGAGAACGAGGTCCTCTTCCCGCGGTTCGAGCGCCCAGCAGCGGCTTGACCTTGCGGTGAGGGGCATGGAGAACCTTCGGGATCGTCCCTTCCCGGAGGTTCTCCCGTGTCCGTTTCCACCCGTTCCGTCCGGCTTGCCGCGGCCGTCCTCGCCCTTGCGGCGGTGATCCTGTCGGTGGCGATGCTGGAGCGCGCGCGCTCGGGCATCGAACGGACCCCCTTCCCGGTCGGCGACACGCCGGCGACGCTCTACCGGCCCGCAGGCAGCCTCGAGGCGCCGCTGGCGGTCGTGGCGCATGGGTTCGGCGGCTCGCGTCAGATGATGGAGGCGATCTCGCTCAGCCTTGCGCGCGCGGGCATGGCGGTGGTGTCCTTTGACTTCCACGGCCAGGGCCGCAGCCGGCTGCCGATGTCGCCCGACGCCTTCCCGAACGAGCGCGGATCGAGCGGCACGACCGTCCAGCTGATGCGCCAGACGCTTCAGGTGATCGAGGCCGCCGAGGCGCTGCCCGGCGTGCGGGGTCCGGCCGCGCTGGTCGGACATTCGATGGCCACCGACATCCTCGTGCGCGCCGCGCGCGACCGCAGGGCGATTGGCCCGGTCGCGCTGATCTCGGCCTATTCCCGGCAGGTCACGCCCGAAACTCCTGCGAAGCTGCTGATCCTCTCGGGCCAGCGCGAGGGCGGCCTGCGCGAGGTGGCGCTGGAGATGGTCCATCAGGTCGCCCCCGCTGCTGCCGAGGGAGAGACGGTGCGCGCCGGAGCCGTGGAGCGCCGCGCCGCGGTCTCGCCCTGGGTCGGCCATGCCGGCGTGCTCTGGAGTCCCGCCACCTTGCGCGAGCTGCGCGACTGGCTGGCCCCCGGCGCCGCGCCGGTGGCTGCGACGGGCCCATGGATCCTGCTGCTTCTCGGCGCGCTGGTGGCGCTGACCTGGCCCGTGGCGGGGCTGCTGCCCGACCGGCGCCGACCCGCGCCCGAGGTGGGCTGGCGGTTCTTCCTTGTCCTCTTGCTCCTGCCGGCCCTGCCCGCGGCGATGGCGGCGCTGCAGTTCGGGGGCTCGGTCCTGGGCTTCGCGGGCTTCGGCCGGATCGCGCTGTTCTTCGGCGTCTGGGGCGCGGTGCAGCTTGCGCTGCTTGCGCATTATCGCGGGCTGGAGCTGCGGATCGACTGGCCGGCGCTTGGGGCGCTGCTGGCGGCGAGCCTTGCCTTCGCGCTGGCGATGGACCGCTATGCGGCGGCCTTCCTTCCGACCGGCCCGCGCATCGCCCTGACGGCGCTGCTGGCGGCGGGAACCCTGCCCTTCATGCTGGCCCATGCCCATCTGGCGCAGGACGCGCGGCTCTGGCGGCGGGCGCTGCTCGCGCTGGTGCCGATCCTCACCCTTGGCGGAGCCATGGCGGCGGAACCGGAGCGGCTGGGCCTGTCCTTCACCGTGGCGCCGGTATTCCTGCTGTTCCTGCTGGTCTTCGGCCTGATGGGGCGCTGGATCGGCGGGCGCACCGGCCCAGCCACGGTGGGCGCGGGGCTGGGGATCGTGCTGGCCTGGTCGATCGCGGCCTCGACGCCACTCTTCGGCGCCTCCTCGACACTGGTCTATTGAGCCGTCAGGGCACCGGCGCCCAGATCACATCATCAATGCGCGGCGCGCCGGTGGCCAGCATCACCAGCCGGTCGAAGCCCATCGCGATGCCGCTGGCGGGCGGCATGATCGCCAGCGCCGCAAGGAAATCCTCGTCGAGCGGATAGCTTTCGCCATAGACGCGGGCCTTCTCGGCCATCTCGGCCTGAAACCGGCGGCGCTGCTCGGCCGGGTCGGTCAGTTCGCCGAAACCGTTGGCAAGCTCGACCCCGCAGGCATAAAGCTCGAACCGTTCCGCCACCCGCGCGTCATCCGGCGCACGACGGGCCAGCGCCGCCTCGGCGGCCGGATAGCGGTCAAGGATCGTTGGCCGGCCGTGGCCCAGATGCGGCTCGACCTTCTCGACCAGCACGCGGCTGAGCATGTCGGACCATGTGTCCCCCTCGCCCGCCTTGAGGCCCGCGGCCGCCATCGCGGCACGCAGGGCCGCGGCATCCGGCTCGCCTGAGGCGTCGAGCGTGGCCAGCAGATCGATCCCCGCGTGGCGCAGGAATGCCTCGGCGACCGAGAGCCGCTCGGGCTCCGCAAACGGGTCGCAGGTGCGGTCGCGGAAGCGCAGGGTCGTGGCGCCCGCGGCCTCGGCCGCCAGCCGCAGGAAGGCCGCGCAATCCTCCATCAGCACCTCGTAGGGCTCGCCCACGCGATACCATTCCAGCATGGTGAACTCGGGCGAATGCAGCGCGCCGCGTTCGCGGTTGCGCCAGACATGGGCGAAGGCCGCGATCCGCGTCTCGCCTGCCGCCAGCAGCTTCTTCATGGCGAATTCGGGCGAGGTGTGCAGATACATCCGCCGCGCAA
This portion of the Rhodobacter sp. CZR27 genome encodes:
- the epmA gene encoding EF-P lysine aminoacylase EpmA, which gives rise to MSASSWWQPHRHADRRPLLLARNRIQSAIRGWLAVQGFTEVDPAALQVSPGNEAHLHGFETAAIGNDGLARRMYLHTSPEFAMKKLLAAGETRIAAFAHVWRNRERGALHSPEFTMLEWYRVGEPYEVLMEDCAAFLRLAAEAAGATTLRFRDRTCDPFAEPERLSVAEAFLRHAGIDLLATLDASGEPDAAALRAAMAAAGLKAGEGDTWSDMLSRVLVEKVEPHLGHGRPTILDRYPAAEAALARRAPDDARVAERFELYACGVELANGFGELTDPAEQRRRFQAEMAEKARVYGESYPLDEDFLAALAIMPPASGIAMGFDRLVMLATGAPRIDDVIWAPVP
- a CDS encoding alpha/beta hydrolase: MSVSTRSVRLAAAVLALAAVILSVAMLERARSGIERTPFPVGDTPATLYRPAGSLEAPLAVVAHGFGGSRQMMEAISLSLARAGMAVVSFDFHGQGRSRLPMSPDAFPNERGSSGTTVQLMRQTLQVIEAAEALPGVRGPAALVGHSMATDILVRAARDRRAIGPVALISAYSRQVTPETPAKLLILSGQREGGLREVALEMVHQVAPAAAEGETVRAGAVERRAAVSPWVGHAGVLWSPATLRELRDWLAPGAAPVAATGPWILLLLGALVALTWPVAGLLPDRRRPAPEVGWRFFLVLLLLPALPAAMAALQFGGSVLGFAGFGRIALFFGVWGAVQLALLAHYRGLELRIDWPALGALLAASLAFALAMDRYAAAFLPTGPRIALTALLAAGTLPFMLAHAHLAQDARLWRRALLALVPILTLGGAMAAEPERLGLSFTVAPVFLLFLLVFGLMGRWIGGRTGPATVGAGLGIVLAWSIAASTPLFGASSTLVY